In the genome of Vicia villosa cultivar HV-30 ecotype Madison, WI linkage group LG7, Vvil1.0, whole genome shotgun sequence, one region contains:
- the LOC131618358 gene encoding BON1-associated protein 2-like yields the protein MEGKQQPCKLEITIISGQNITVDGNSKTEELFVVVRAESLDSFTTKMAMENEGLLSWNEKFMLDIPLQAKSVTFEVQCNKYKGIRPIGVARIALSEFFGENVLLQSCDQTLSYGLRDWDGRKNGVINFSVRRVTQEDNMCLEQEQEQGNDILLVSSNRFEDVGFKVQIRKIQAMLSLRFQFLVSCFS from the coding sequence ATGGAAGGAAAACAACAACCATGCAAATTAGAAATCACCATTATTTCCGGACAAAACATAACTGTGGATGGAAATTCTAAGACAGAGGAACTATTTGTTGTTGTTCGAGCCGAGTCTCTTGACTCTTTCACGACAAAAATGGCGATGGAAAATGAAGGTTTACTTTCATGGAATGAAAAATTCATGTTAGATATTCCTCTACAAGCAAAGTCAGTGACATTTGAAGTTCAATGTAATAAGTACAAAGGAATTCGTCCCATTGGGGTGGCTAGGATAGCACTTTCTGAATTTTTTGGTGAGAATGTTTTGTTGCAAAGTTGTGATCAAACTTTGAGTTATGGGTTGAGAGATTGGGATGGTAGGAAAAATGGTGTGATTAATTTTTCTGTAAGGAGGGTGACACAAGAGGATAATATGTGTTtggaacaagaacaagaacaaggtaaTGACATACTACTGGTGAGTTCAAATAGATTTGAGGATGTGGGGTTTAAGGTGCAAATAAGAAAAATTCAAGCCATGTTGTCATTGAGATTTCAATTTTTGGTGTCTTGTTTTTCTTAG